A portion of the Faecalibacterium sp. I3-3-89 genome contains these proteins:
- a CDS encoding NUDIX hydrolase, which produces MKLGAFMDPEYPIFSTTLCYLERDDAYLMLHRVKKEDDYNHDKWIGVGGKFERFESPEDCLLREVKEETGLTLTHWRSRGLLTFIWGNMTEFIHLYTADEWTGEMMQGDACREGVLEWVPKEKVTQLPIWEGDKIFFRLLNEECPWFSLKLVYEGDTLRQAVLDGKRVV; this is translated from the coding sequence ATGAAGCTTGGAGCCTTTATGGACCCGGAATACCCGATCTTCAGCACGACGCTGTGCTATCTGGAGCGGGACGACGCCTACCTGATGCTCCACCGGGTGAAGAAGGAGGACGACTACAACCACGACAAGTGGATCGGCGTGGGCGGCAAATTCGAGCGGTTCGAAAGCCCGGAGGACTGCCTTCTCCGCGAGGTGAAGGAGGAGACGGGCCTAACCCTGACCCACTGGCGCAGCCGGGGCCTGCTGACCTTCATCTGGGGCAATATGACCGAGTTCATCCACCTCTACACCGCCGACGAGTGGACGGGCGAGATGATGCAGGGCGATGCCTGCCGGGAGGGCGTGCTGGAATGGGTGCCGAAGGAGAAGGTGACGCAGCTGCCCATCTGGGAGGGCGACAAGATCTTCTTCCGGCTGCTGAACGAGGAATGCCCGTGGTTCTCCCTCAAGCTGGTGTACGAAGGGGATACGCTCCGGCAGGCGGTACTGGACGGAAAACGAGTGGTATAA
- a CDS encoding PTS transporter subunit IIC, with the protein MSNVKDFLKRKDIVITPQRYLIEALGAMAQGLFASLLIGTIIKTLGQQTGLETLVDLGGYATAMSGPAMAVAIGWALHCPPLVLFSLVTVGYSSNALGGAGGPLAVLIIAIVAAELGKAVSKETRIDILVTPLVTIFSGVGLSMLIAAPIGAAASQVGTLIMWATEQAPFLMGILVSVIVGVALTLPISSAAICAALGLTGLAGGAAVAGCCAQMIGFAVMSYKENGVGGLISQGLGTSMLQMGNIVKNPRIWIAPTLASAITGPLATCVFHMEMNGAAVSSGMGTCGLVGQIGVYTGWVNDIAAGTKAAITPMDWAALVLICFALPAVLSVLFCEIERKLGWIKDGDLKLN; encoded by the coding sequence ATGTCAAATGTAAAAGATTTCTTAAAACGCAAGGACATCGTCATCACCCCCCAGCGCTACCTCATCGAGGCGCTGGGCGCGATGGCACAGGGCCTGTTCGCCAGCCTGCTCATCGGCACCATCATCAAGACGCTGGGCCAGCAGACCGGGCTTGAGACGCTGGTGGACCTGGGCGGCTACGCCACGGCCATGAGCGGCCCGGCCATGGCTGTGGCCATCGGCTGGGCGCTCCACTGCCCGCCGCTGGTGCTGTTCAGTCTGGTGACGGTGGGCTACTCCTCCAACGCTCTGGGCGGCGCAGGCGGTCCTCTGGCCGTCCTCATCATCGCCATCGTGGCCGCTGAGCTGGGCAAAGCCGTCAGTAAGGAGACCCGCATCGACATCCTCGTGACCCCGCTGGTGACCATCTTCTCCGGCGTCGGCCTCTCGATGCTCATCGCCGCCCCCATCGGTGCCGCCGCAAGTCAGGTGGGCACCCTCATCATGTGGGCCACCGAGCAGGCCCCCTTCCTGATGGGCATCCTCGTCTCGGTCATCGTGGGCGTCGCACTGACTCTGCCCATCTCCTCTGCCGCCATCTGCGCAGCGCTGGGCCTGACCGGCCTTGCCGGCGGTGCCGCTGTGGCGGGCTGCTGCGCCCAGATGATCGGCTTCGCCGTCATGAGCTATAAGGAAAACGGTGTCGGCGGCCTCATCAGTCAGGGCCTCGGCACCAGTATGCTCCAGATGGGCAACATCGTGAAGAACCCCCGCATCTGGATCGCACCCACTCTGGCCAGCGCCATCACCGGCCCTCTGGCCACCTGCGTCTTCCACATGGAGATGAACGGCGCAGCCGTCTCCTCCGGCATGGGCACCTGCGGCCTCGTGGGCCAGATCGGCGTCTACACCGGCTGGGTCAACGACATTGCCGCCGGCACCAAAGCCGCCATCACCCCGATGGACTGGGCCGCCCTCGTCCTCATCTGCTTCGCTCTGCCCGCCGTGCTCAGCGTTCTCTTCTGCGAGATCGAGCGCAAGCTTGGCTGGATCAAGGACGGCGACCTGAAGCTGAACTGA
- a CDS encoding YerC/YecD family TrpR-related protein: MAKDHPTGKSGLYAAFLELETPEECYRFLQDVCSYAELSAMEQRYNIAEKLMRKQSYTSIMGNIGASSAIISRVSRVLSRDDSVLRRILEKNGVSTDAEE, translated from the coding sequence ATGGCTAAGGACCATCCGACCGGAAAATCCGGCCTGTATGCCGCTTTTCTGGAGCTTGAAACGCCGGAGGAATGCTACCGCTTCCTGCAGGACGTATGCAGCTATGCAGAGCTGAGCGCGATGGAGCAGCGCTACAACATCGCCGAAAAGCTCATGCGCAAGCAGAGCTACACCAGCATCATGGGCAATATCGGCGCTTCCAGCGCGATCATCAGCCGTGTGAGCCGGGTGCTGAGCCGGGACGACAGCGTCCTGCGCCGCATTCTGGAGAAAAACGGCGTCTCTACTGACGCTGAGGAATGA
- a CDS encoding GNAT family N-acetyltransferase, with protein sequence MKPDYKLVAKAKYIHMTADLASETWHEVYKRYFPAKQLDALVESIQSADAIEEDIDNDVNYFLVFLGSQLIGYFAWKMENTSLHLLHLYLKPAYRGKAIGRDIVASCERLARGEGRGRVWCGVNAKALPVQQFFKARGYRSLGPAESEGGIDRNELIFERML encoded by the coding sequence ATGAAACCCGATTACAAGCTGGTCGCCAAGGCCAAATACATCCACATGACCGCCGACCTCGCCAGTGAGACCTGGCACGAGGTCTACAAGCGCTACTTCCCAGCAAAGCAGCTGGACGCCCTCGTCGAGAGCATCCAGAGCGCCGACGCCATCGAGGAGGACATCGACAACGATGTGAACTACTTCCTCGTCTTCCTCGGCAGCCAGCTCATCGGCTATTTTGCGTGGAAGATGGAAAACACCTCGCTCCACCTGCTCCATCTCTACCTCAAGCCCGCATACCGGGGCAAGGCCATCGGCCGGGACATCGTGGCGTCCTGCGAACGTCTGGCCCGGGGCGAGGGCCGGGGCCGGGTCTGGTGCGGCGTTAACGCCAAGGCCCTGCCTGTGCAGCAGTTCTTCAAGGCCCGGGGCTACCGCTCCCTCGGCCCTGCCGAGAGCGAGGGCGGCATCGACCGCAACGAGCTGATCTTTGAGCGGATGTTGTAA
- a CDS encoding RICIN domain-containing protein, which produces MAKASQVVLSENEFYLIKAPNGKVLEVKNFNTENGAAIRLWDYAGHPWQQWKFVDAGEGRWRIQNRFTGKMIDLALGGVVEGTWLHQWGRTSGMSQCWALEPTRNGRTRIRNVLADKYIDLVGMNTSNGAQAQIWNFVSGGNQEWNLERVDATAQQTRAKAEEVHDPEPTPSQRKHQNDLVRKLNNAGKGRAGRKA; this is translated from the coding sequence ATGGCAAAGGCATCGCAGGTCGTATTATCGGAAAATGAGTTTTACCTCATCAAGGCCCCCAATGGAAAGGTGCTGGAAGTAAAGAACTTCAACACGGAGAACGGCGCTGCGATCCGTCTGTGGGATTACGCAGGTCATCCATGGCAGCAGTGGAAATTCGTGGATGCCGGCGAAGGCCGCTGGCGCATCCAGAACCGTTTTACCGGGAAGATGATCGACCTTGCCCTCGGCGGCGTGGTGGAGGGCACATGGCTCCATCAGTGGGGACGCACCAGCGGCATGAGCCAGTGCTGGGCACTGGAACCCACCCGCAATGGCCGCACCCGCATCCGCAATGTGTTGGCCGACAAGTACATCGACCTCGTGGGCATGAACACCTCCAATGGTGCGCAGGCCCAGATCTGGAACTTCGTCTCGGGCGGCAATCAGGAGTGGAACCTTGAGCGTGTGGACGCCACCGCCCAGCAGACCCGGGCCAAGGCAGAGGAAGTACACGACCCCGAGCCGACGCCCTCCCAGCGCAAGCACCAGAACGACCTCGTCCGCAAGCTGAACAACGCGGGCAAGGGCCGGGCAGGCCGCAAGGCATGA